A region of Necator americanus strain Aroian chromosome I, whole genome shotgun sequence DNA encodes the following proteins:
- a CDS encoding hypothetical protein (NECATOR_CHRI.G3357.T1) has translation MDNETKAISNVDVLLDTGAETSFIESSLAAKLHLPVLEHKTIRLHTFGSKETKQEKYALVRLEGWDDEETLHSLDLLTYKVLTRSFSSLQVSVEDQSFLNSLDISLPIRKDKKIVKPLILLQCDQLWSFMRCDKSAIPLPSGFYLLPTKLGPIISGKAKSITSKTTQSMTCQLIQVSPYVNDISHWDSTRSMDDAGETQANTIRATVSDITEEERKKWDQYWTMDKAGTEGLGNTEKEVRAAQDEKVWKFFNQTIQQKEDGYYVPLPWKERYQYLSDNEALAQKRLVNVWALLRKDVNILNQYNNVFQEQLVNNIIEIVDETAPTQGNQVRYIPHQPVFTPNKAATKLRVVL, from the coding sequence ATGGATAATGAGACAAAAGCCATATCCAATGTAGATGTTCTCCTCGATACCGGAGCGGAAACATCATTTATCGAGAGTTCACTTGCAGCAAAGTTACACCTTCCTGTACTCGAACATAAGACAATTAGACTGCACACGTTTGGATCGAAAGAAACGAAGCAAGAAAAGTATGCGCTAGTCAGATTGGAAGGATGGGATGACGAAGAAACTTTGCATTCATTAGATCTGTTGACTTATAAGGTTTTGACTAGGTCTTTTTCATCACTGCAAGTGTCGGTAGAGGATCAGAGTTTCCTGAACTCCCTCGACATTTCGCTACCTAtacgaaaagataaaaaaattgtcaaaccTCTCATACTCCTACAATGTGACCAGTTGTGGTCATTCATGAGGTGCGACAAATCAGCAATACCTTTGCCATCAGGATTTTATCTTTTGCCAACCAAGCTAGGACCCATAATATCAGGAAAAGCGAAGTCAATAACATCCAAAACGACTCAGTCAATGACATGCCAACTGATTCAAGTTTCTCCTTATGTAAATGACATCAGTCACTGGGATAGTACCCGGTCCATGGATGATGCTGGTGAAACTCAAGCCAATACGATAAGAGCTACAGTGTCAGACATAACcgaggaagaaaggaagaaatgggatCAATATTGGACAATGGATAAAGCTGGGACTGAAGGACTCGGCAATACCGAGAAAGAGGTTCGTGCTGCAcaagacgaaaaagtttggaaattCTTCAACCAGACAATCCAACAGAAAGAAGACGGATACTACGTCCCCCTTCCTTGGAAAGAGCGGTATCAATACCTTTCGGACAATGAAGCACTCGCCCAGAAACGTCTAGTCAACGTATGGGCTTTATTACGAAAGGATGTGAACATTCTGAATCAATACAATAACGTGTTCCAAGAACAACTGGTTAACAATATAATCGAAATAGTGGACGAAACAGCACCAACTCAAGGAAATCAAGTCCGCTACATCCCTCATCAGCCCGTCTTTACTCCGAACAAAGCGGCAACCAAGCTACGGGTAGTTTTATGA
- a CDS encoding hypothetical protein (NECATOR_CHRI.G3358.T1): MLVIAAGEDINPLIKSSHVFLPQLLPQRLSIGGIPNTFEKEYFQFSLDEFKGITHESEHTVKAHNLKGQLPEGSMESLATTIRFLTLNCRTLSSELQQAALSRLLRYLCVPFAALQEIRMRDPPVISIKNYTIYCGDADENKSYNCTAETSANNWAVQCQNRDSGTTIYAETRYIFQGTTAAKDTITRTAINSWRDEVNTGSLPPAGTKPQNIYQTNLGIKNFAKMVWDTETGVGCSINRCSSFTNVVCHFTPRGDVAGTPIYKTAVCLPSDMNLVLSSGIGGTETELRVKVKDFHLTELGKKQSHPGPPQDSTQAVLPGYWFLSASSGMMLDEFIDAHLSPVHEPLWGQRLLSATLWTVSLANMSVSGSQLRRSDFH, from the exons atgctgGTAATCGCGGCAGGCGAAGACATCAACCCGctgattaagtcaa GTCACGTGTTTCTGCCACAGTTGTTGCCACAAAGACTATCAATAGGAGGAATCCCAAACACATTCGAGAAAGAATACTTTCAGTTTAGTCTTGacgaatttaaaggcatcacccacgaatctgag CACACCGtaaaagcccataacctgaaaggtcaactgcctgaagggagcatggaatctttggccacaaccattcgtttcctcacgctgaactgccgaacactatcgagtgaactccaacaagccgctctttccagacttctgcgatatctttgtgtgccttttgctgcactgcaggaaatacgcatgagagatccgcccgtcatcagcatcaaaaattacaccatatactgcggcgacgctgatgagaacaaa TCATATAACTGCACAGCAGAAACCAGTGCCAACAACTGGGCTGTACAGTGCCAGAACAGGGACTCGGGGACAACTATTTATGCTGAAACCAGATACATCTTTCAGGGCACTACTGCTGCAAAAGACACTATCACAAGAACG GCTATTAACtcctggagggatgaagtAAATACTGGCAGTCTGCCTCCGGCCGGCACGAAACCGCAGAATATTTACCAAACAAATCTTGGAATAAAAAACTTTGCGAAG ATGGTTTGGGACACTGAGACTGGAGTTGGCTGCTCGATAAATAGATGCTCCTCATTTACGAACGTGGTTTGCCACTTTACTCCAAG AGGAGATGTTGCTGGTACTCCAATCTACAAG ACAGCAGTGTGTTTGCCGTCTGATATGAATCTGGTATTGAGTAGTGGAATTGGTGGAACCGAAACTGAGCTGAGAGTGAAGGTGAAAGACTTCCACCTAACAG AACTTGGAAAAAAGCAATCGCATCCTGGTCCTCCGCAGGATTCTACACAAGCTGTATTGCCTGGATATTGGTTTCTTTCTGCAAGTTCGGGTATGATGCTTGATGAGTTTATTGACGCGCATTTGTCACCTGTACATGAGCCACTATGGGGACAGCGCTTGCTATCCGCTACTTTGTGGACAGTGTCTCTAGCGAACATGTCTGTCTCTGGTTCGCAATTGAGGAGAAGCGATTTCCATTGA
- a CDS encoding hypothetical protein (NECATOR_CHRI.G3358.T2): protein MESLATTIRFLTLNCRTLSSELQQAALSRLLRYLCVPFAALQEIRMRDPPVISIKNYTIYCGDADENKMPFLRLRDRRGRKLWIVSAHAPTETAKDNSKDAFYDELNVLMSKIPSQQVVIVGIDANEKMGLEQLSDVLGK from the exons atggaatctttggccacaaccattcgtttcctcacgctgaactgccgaacactatcgagtgaactccaacaagccgctctttccagacttctgcgatatctttgtgtgccttttgctgcactgcaggaaatacgcatgagagatccgcccgtcatcagcatcaaaaattacaccatatactgcggcgacgctgatgagaacaaa atgccctttttacgactgcgggatcgcagaggacgtaaactctggatcgtaagtgcccacgcacctacggaaaccgctaaggacaacagtaaggacgccttctatgatgaactcaatgtgttgatgtctaaaataccaagccagcaggtggtcattgtcggaatcgacgcaaatgagaagatgggactcgaacagctatccgatgtgctaggaaaatga
- a CDS encoding hypothetical protein (NECATOR_CHRI.G3359.T2): MGDEYRLAVVCLQLYAACSSKSCITGKDAPLQQVRQVCANPPLPDDKIRSAFLTEHNNYRSSLATGNVYDEQATLPGSTSLFMMSYNCGLEQQALSVTTACNSQSTTPGVLQGKSINYGIIRDNVAAPSDKKVVQDIQKLMTQWTETSFEYNFNKTTVVYGNELAAPFARVEGSTTVVSTTTTTAATAPTTTVAPSSVVTTTTTAATSTTTTVAPSENTVCPGNQVITDSVRNIFLTQFNQIRSQVARGLFVTSSGVYARRASKMIRLTYSCEAETSANNWAIQCQDRDSGTATYAETRYIFQDTTAAYDLVARTAVNNWTNEANTGRLPPQGTNPQYIYQTSLGIPNFAKMVWDSERQVGCSIARCPPFVNVVCHFTPRLLRYLCVLFAALQGTGMRDQPVINTGNCNIHCGDADEKKDRRVQNLWIISARALTETVEGNRKSVFYNELSALLFVMASHQVIIVGINTNAKMGLEQQFDLLGKCLKIHKTRRFDKRKGGALSQVKIEMRGLKDDECRTKFPLTCDYSCWSTDQEKTLRCEFLHKVDPGCCKGNIKGKGDKEWTSRAKEFEKAWKDKNPRKAYALLKQYSGKMKRCNSVLNTSNRAPVGEAIFAIWRDHFKTLLNRQAPSAPELGHLHGPTFAVNEEPTTESEALTDLEYAYDVVIFAKSSTKLQHVVNRVLKLAAAYRLRLRPDKCKQMWISSRPRTGIRVDGQPIELVDEFCYLDCTLKNNGSYERDIWQKCAKTTSAFNSSTKCLWSTPISNEVKSQNHL, encoded by the exons ATGG GAGATGAATATCGCCTTGCTGTTGTTTGTCTACAGCTGTACGCCGCTTGCAGCAGTAAGAGCTGCATCACCGGTAAGGATGCACCATTACAACAAG TCCGGCAAGTTTGCGCAAATCCACCGCTCCCCGATGACAAAATACGTTCGGCGTTCCTGACTGAACATAACAACTACAGGAGTAGTCTTGCGACTGGAAATGTATATGATGAACAGGCCACTCTACCGGGATCGACAAGCTTGTTTATGATG TCATACAACTGCGGATTGGAACAACAGGCTTTATCGGTTACCACCGCTTGCAATTCTCAGAGCACCACGCCAGGTGTTTTACAGGGCAAATCTATAAACTATGGGAT aaTACGTGATAATGTTGCCGCTCCCTCTGATAAGAAAGTTGTACAAGACATTCAAAAATTGATGACTCAGTGGACAGAAACCAGCTTCGAATATAATTTCAACAAAACCACGGTTGTCTACGGGAACGAACTTGCTGCACCGTTTGCAAGAGTAg AGGGATCAACCACTGTTGTGAGCACCACAACCACGACAGCTGCGACAGCTCCGACCACTACCGTTGCTCCGAGTAGCGTTGTCACCACAACCACGACAGCTGCGACTTCTACGACCACTACCGTTGCTCCAA GTGAGAACACGGTGTGTCCAGGAAATCAAGTGATAACCGATTCTGTAAGAAATATATTCCTAACACAATTCAATCAGATAAG ATCACAAGTCGCTCGAGGCCTTTTCGTCACTAGTTCAGGAGTGTATGCTCGTCGGGCATCGAAAATGATAAGGCTT ACATATAGTTGTGAAGCAGAAACCAGTGCGAACAACTGGGCTATACAGTGCCAAGACAGGGACTCGGGGACAGCTACTTATGCTGAAACCAGATACATCTTTCAGGACACTACTGCTGCATATGACCTTGTCGCAAGAACG GCTGTTAACAATTGGACGAATGAAGCAAATACTGGAAGGCTGCCTCCACAGGGCACGAACCCACAGTATATTTACCAGACTAGTCTTGGAATACCAAACTTTGCAAAA ATGGTTTGGGACTCTGAGAGACAAGTTGGCTGCTCGATAGCAAGATGTCCTCCATTTGTGAACGTAGTTTGCCACTTTACTCCAAG gcttctgcgatatctctgtgtgctgtttgctgcactgcagggaACAGGCATGAGAGACCAGCCCGTCATCAACACTGGAAATTGTAACATACACTGCGGCGATgccgatgagaagaaa GATCGCAGAGTACAGAATCTGTGGATCATAAGTGCTCGCGCACTTACAGAAACCGTTGAAGGCAACAGGAAGAGCGTCTTCTACAATGAACTCAGTGCGTTACTGTTTGTAATGGCCAGTCACCAGGTGATCATTGTCGGAATCAAcacaaatgcgaagatgggactcgaacaacaattcgatttgctaggaaaatg ccttAAGATTCACAAGACGAGACGGTTCGACAAGAGGAAGGGAGGAGCTCTTTCTCAAGTGAAAATCGAAATGagaggtctgaaagacgatgaatgcagaacaaaatttccgCTAACGTGTgactattcatgttggagtacggaccaggaaaaAACTTTGCGATGcgaattccttcacaaagtggaTCCAGGATGCTGCAAGGGAAACATAAAGGGGAAAGGGGATAAAGAGTGGAcatcaagagcgaaggagtttgaaaaagcgtggaaggacaagaacccgcgaAAAGCTTATGCTTTATTGaagcagtatagcggcaagatgaagagATGTAATTCAGTTCTCAACACTTCCAATAGAGCTCCTGTTGGTGAAGCAATCTTTGCAATTTGGAGGGaccacttcaagaccttgctaaaccggcaagcgccgtcagctcctgagCTCGGCCACCTTCATGGACCGACAtttgcggttaacgaggaaccaaCGACCGAGTCAGAGGCTCTA actgatctcgagtatgcctacgatgttgttatattcgcaaaaagcagtacgaaacttcaacatgttgtcaaccgtGTGctgaagctggctgcagcctatcgactacgtctacgccctgataaatgcaagcagatgtggatctcttcgagaccacgaacgggaatcagggtggacggacaaccgatagaactcgtcgatgagttctgttacctagactgcacgctgaagaacaatggcagctacgagagagatatttGGCAAAAATGCGCTAAGACCAcatctgcatttaactcctcaacaaaatgcctgtggtcgacccccatctcCAACGAAGTCAAGTCGCAAAACCATCTATAA
- a CDS encoding hypothetical protein (NECATOR_CHRI.G3360.T1): protein MRGLKDDECRTKFPLTCDYSCWSTDQEKTLRCEFLHKVDPGCCKGNIKGKGDKEWTSRAKEFEKAWKDKNPRKAYALLKQYSGKMKRCNSVLNTSNRAPVGEAIFAIWRDHFKTLLNRQAPSAPELGHLHGPTFAVNEEPTTESEALVCVQKMRSGKSG from the coding sequence ATGagaggtctgaaagacgatgaatgcagaacaaaatttccgCTAACGTGTgactattcatgttggagtacggaccaggaaaaAACTTTGCGATGcgaattccttcacaaagtggaTCCAGGATGCTGCAAGGGAAACATAAAGGGGAAAGGGGATAAAGAGTGGAcatcaagagcgaaggagtttgaaaaagcgtggaaggacaagaacccgcgaAAAGCTTATGCTTTATTGaagcagtatagcggcaagatgaagagATGTAATTCAGTTCTCAACACTTCCAATAGAGCTCCTGTTGGTGAAGCAATCTTTGCAATTTGGAGGGaccacttcaagaccttgctaaaccggcaagcgccgtcagctcctgagCTCGGCCACCTTCATGGACCGACAtttgcggttaacgaggaaccaaCGACCGAGTCAGAGGCTCTAGTCTGCGTCCAAAAGATGAGAAGTGGAAAATCTGGTTGA
- a CDS encoding hypothetical protein (NECATOR_CHRI.G3359.T1) → MNIALLLFVYSCTPLAAVRAASPVLVSVTGGAPQDKQVVRQVCANPPLPDDKIRSAFLTEHNNYRSSLATGNVYDEQATLPGSTSLFMMSYNCGLEQQALSVTTACNSQSTTPGVLQGKSINYGIIRDNVAAPSDKKVVQDIQKLMTQWTETSFEYNFNKTTVVYGNELAAPFARIVYHKSISLGCTITQCAPRKTAYACAYSDSPVIGEPLYSPSKKPTGCTRNSQCRKAIPGSTTTCDTSLNLCSTPLLTLNEGSTTVVSTTTTTAATAPTTTVAPSSVVTTTTTAATSTTTTVAPSENTVCPGNQVITDSVRNIFLTQFNQIRSQVARGLFVTSSGVYARRASKMIRLTYSCEAETSANNWAIQCQDRDSGTATYAETRYIFQDTTAAYDLVARTAVNNWTNEANTGRLPPQGTNPQYIYQTSLGIPNFAKMVWDSERQVGCSIARCPPFVNVVCHFTPRGGIAGSQMYKPGPSCNRCVNIRLPTCMEGLCSP, encoded by the exons ATGAATATCGCCTTGCTGTTGTTTGTCTACAGCTGTACGCCGCTTGCAGCAGTAAGAGCTGCATCACCG GTACTCGTAAGCGTCACCGGTGGTGCTCCACAGGATAAACAAGTAG TCCGGCAAGTTTGCGCAAATCCACCGCTCCCCGATGACAAAATACGTTCGGCGTTCCTGACTGAACATAACAACTACAGGAGTAGTCTTGCGACTGGAAATGTATATGATGAACAGGCCACTCTACCGGGATCGACAAGCTTGTTTATGATG TCATACAACTGCGGATTGGAACAACAGGCTTTATCGGTTACCACCGCTTGCAATTCTCAGAGCACCACGCCAGGTGTTTTACAGGGCAAATCTATAAACTATGGGAT aaTACGTGATAATGTTGCCGCTCCCTCTGATAAGAAAGTTGTACAAGACATTCAAAAATTGATGACTCAGTGGACAGAAACCAGCTTCGAATATAATTTCAACAAAACCACGGTTGTCTACGGGAACGAACTTGCTGCACCGTTTGCAAGA ATTGTTTACCACAAATCGATCTCACTAGGATGTACAATAACTCAATGTGCACCGAGAAAAACTGCATATGCTTGCGCATACAGTGACAg TCCAGTTATTGGAGAACCTCTCTATTCGCCTTCGAAAAAACCAACCGGTTGCACGAGGAACTCTCAGTGTAGAAAGGCCATACCTGGTTCAACTACAACGTGCGATACTAGTCTAAACCTATGCTCTACGCCCTTGTTGACATTAAATG AGGGATCAACCACTGTTGTGAGCACCACAACCACGACAGCTGCGACAGCTCCGACCACTACCGTTGCTCCGAGTAGCGTTGTCACCACAACCACGACAGCTGCGACTTCTACGACCACTACCGTTGCTCCAA GTGAGAACACGGTGTGTCCAGGAAATCAAGTGATAACCGATTCTGTAAGAAATATATTCCTAACACAATTCAATCAGATAAG ATCACAAGTCGCTCGAGGCCTTTTCGTCACTAGTTCAGGAGTGTATGCTCGTCGGGCATCGAAAATGATAAGGCTT ACATATAGTTGTGAAGCAGAAACCAGTGCGAACAACTGGGCTATACAGTGCCAAGACAGGGACTCGGGGACAGCTACTTATGCTGAAACCAGATACATCTTTCAGGACACTACTGCTGCATATGACCTTGTCGCAAGAACG GCTGTTAACAATTGGACGAATGAAGCAAATACTGGAAGGCTGCCTCCACAGGGCACGAACCCACAGTATATTTACCAGACTAGTCTTGGAATACCAAACTTTGCAAAA ATGGTTTGGGACTCTGAGAGACAAGTTGGCTGCTCGATAGCAAGATGTCCTCCATTTGTGAACGTAGTTTGCCACTTTACTCCAAG AGGAGGTATTGCTGGCTCTCAAATGTACAAGCCAGGGCCTTCCTGCAACCGCTGCGTCAATATCAGATTGCCGACCTGTATGGAAGGACTTTGCAGCCCATGA
- a CDS encoding hypothetical protein (NECATOR_CHRI.G3361.T1), translated as MPGSTQCTLRNSSRKTKEPISTSQTVSQSRNDEIDVESLPCAEIINEILERNTDPIIKKMVLALKTKITLEVAEGAEAEKRGRSIVTTGLAELSADESLIERHRDFEEKVANVLDAFEVDCLPEVAYRLGKFNDNKLRLVNVFVVLASRSHWAKALSRAHLLRRSSLSNIFVRKSMTAAERKRDYELRHEARLRNERPSTREWVVYKDALTHVTELPREPMTGNL; from the coding sequence ATGCCTGGATCTACTCAGTGCACCCTTCGTAATTCATCCCGCAAAACGAAAGAACCTATCAGCACATCTCAAACCGTTTCTCAATCCAGAAATGATGAGATTGACGTCGAATCGCTCCCTTGTGCTGAAATCATAAacgaaattttggaaagaaacacAGATCCTATCATTAAGAAGATGGTTCTTgccttgaaaacaaaaattacactAGAAGTGGCTGAGGGAGCTGAAGCTGAAAAGAGGGGCCGCAGTATTGTGACCACTGGCTTAGCGGAATTGAGTGCTGATGAATCTTTGATAGAAAGACACAGGgacttcgaagaaaaagtggCCAATGTTCTCGACGCGTTTGAAGTTGACTGCCTGCCCGAAGTAGCTTACAGGTTGGGAAAGTTCAACGATAACAAGCTACGTCTTGTTAACGTCTTTGTTGTACTCGCTTCTCGCTCCCACTGGGCAAAGGCTCTATCAAGAGCGCACCTCCTACGCCGCTCAAGCCTTTCGAACATATTTGTACGTAAAAGCATGACCGCGGCAGAACGAAAACGGGATTATGAGTTAAGGCACGAAGCTCGCCTGAGAAATGAACGGCCATCTACGCGTGAGTGGGTGGTTTACAAAGATGCTCTCACTCACGTCACCGAACTTCCCCGAGAACCAATGACGGGAAACTTATAA
- a CDS encoding hypothetical protein (NECATOR_CHRI.G3362.T1), with protein MAADMLCLELLSPFTRHSLKFVVTYRPPDSAKTDDDTLFDSIFELCLSSPKIIIVGDFNVDMNKHSNSITEHFKTLLESCDLAQNIHATTRLRPILDLVLSSGSSISDIKILPSFANSDHNVVSFKFDFNTEQPLYLPLPDFSRVNYSELRKFLARVD; from the coding sequence ATGGCTGCTGATATGTTGTGTCTTGAACTCCTCTCTCCTTTCACACGTCATTCTCTCAAATTTGTGGTTACGTATCGACCTCCAGATTCTGCTAAGACTGATGATGATACCTTGTTTGAttctatttttgaactttgcCTTTCGTCTcctaaaattataattgtgGGTGACTTTAATGTTGACATGAATAAACATAGTAATTCCATTACTGAACACTTCAAAACGTTATTGGAAAGTTGTGATCTAGCCCAAAACATTCATGCTACCACTCGTTTACGTCCCATTCTCGACTTAGTTCTTTCTTCCGGATCTAGTATCAGTGATATCAAAATTCTGCCCTCCTTTGCCAATTCCGATCATAATGTTGTTTCTTTCAAGTTCGACTTTAATACCGAGCAACCCCTCTATCTGCCCTTGCCAGATTTCAGTCGTGTAAACTATTCCGAATTACGTAAATTTCTCGCTCGTGTGGACTGA